The Sus scrofa isolate TJ Tabasco breed Duroc unplaced genomic scaffold, Sscrofa11.1 Contig1644, whole genome shotgun sequence genome segment gtagcacacaccctcacaccatgcacaaaaataaactcaaaatggcggaaagacttaaatagaagacaagacaccatcaaactcctggaagagaacacaggcaaaacactctctgacatcaacctcatgaatatgttctcaggtcagtctcccaaggcaacagaaagaagAGCCAAaagaaaccagtgggacctagtcaaaccgatgagcttttgcacagcacaggaaaccaaaaCGACAATACAATGACacctgacagaatgggagaaaataattgcaaatgatacaatggataagggcttcatctctaggaTATAGAAGCaatgtacaactcaacagcaaaaaagccaaccacccaatggaaaaatgggcaaaagccctgaatagactgttctccaaggaagatacacagacggccaacaagcacatgaaaaaatgctcaacatcactgattattagaaaaatgcaaatcaaaacaaccatgagataccacctcacaccagtcagaatggccttcattcataagtccacaagtaacaacagctggaggggttgtggagaaaagggaaccctcctgcactgttggtgggaatggaagctagTACAGCCCCAGTGgggatcagtatggaggtaccttagaaaactatatgtagaactaccatatgacccagcagtcccactcttgggcatatctccagacaaaactctccttaagaaagatacatgcacccgcatattcattgtagcactgtccacaagagccaagacttggaaacaacccaaatgtccattgacagacaattgtgttaggaagatgtggtatatatacacaatggagtactactcagccctaaaaaataatgccataatgccatttgcagcaacatggatggaactagagaccctcatactgagtgaaacaagtcagaaagagaaagacaaataccatatgatatcacttataacaggaatctaatatacagcacaaatgaaccttaacacagaaaataaaatcatggacttggagaatagacttgtgtctgcccaggaagagagggagggagtgagaggtaTCGGGAGcatggggttaatggatgcaaactattgctcttggaatggatctacaatgagatcctgctgtgtagcattgagaactatgtctagatacttacatcgcagcagaacaaagagaggaaaaaaaattgtatacatgtaagtgaaacttggtccccatgctgtacagcagaaaatataaaaataaaaattaaaaaaaaataaaattgacttcaTTATATCTGGATAATTACAACTGGTAAGGAAGGAAAAATTCAGAGAATTATCTTCTCTAGGATAGCAATATCTTACATCATCATGTCTTAAAATATCCCCCCTGCAATGCagagaagaacatttttttcagagttctgtGAGAGGGCTGTGTCAACTtcaaaaaaatgcacaacatgaaAGCTGAGAAGTAAGTTTTATTGCGGGCAAAAGTAGGACTTAATCTCAGGAGACAGCATCTTAGGTACCCCAGAGAACCCCCTCTGAGCAGGTGAGGGaggaagctaggatatatgagattttgcaacaaagggaaggtagtaggaagaGGAGACTTACATGTCACCAGAGTTACAGAAAACCTATTTCTATGGGAAGAAATAtataaaggtctgggcttactggagtCATTCCTTCAATAGGTACCTCTGTTGTGGGCCAGTATTGTTTcattcctgagttccctcagggctcaccagcccacccttgggagtgactGCATTGACTGATGAcatattttgttttgtccacttattACAACCCAGGAGCTCTGATATCCTGacccaaagagaaaaggggaaatacCAACATATGTGTTAAAGGTGGAGGCAGAGgagcatgcagccatgcacacattttatgaAGTTTGCCTCTGGTGTCATGAATGTTACTACTAGTCATGAGAAGACACCACCATGAAGGGctttagtggtttttttgtttgttttttaaagaaatgaagagatgcaagaagtgggctcataaaatctcctaacaatatctatctgaagacctgctcttccacttttcccagagcacagcgtgcctcactcctggtcttcaccctgagctctgctcagggcaTGCTGTGGGTCTGCAGCTGAAGTAGTTCATGGTTTAATCCAcgcagaggcagatggcaagtgctaaACTCCAGTTCACAGCTGCTGTCAAAAGTGGATGAGTGGAACTGGAAATTCAGAGTGCCTTCCAACAAGTAAGTGACATATTATTTCAATCTAGTACTCAGAGGGGCATCATTACAAAATAATCCACCATCACTTGCTAACATATTTCCATGCATCTTGTAATTATACTTCCCTCATACTCTGAGAAAGAAACAGGGGGAAATGAACAatctaactttttttaaaataagatttaccATTAATATAAGAAATTAACAGAATGAAACATGACCATGAGGGTGGGAATGATCTTtagaaatcaacaaatatttatgagcaTCAGGTGTGTGAAACTCATGTATTGTTGTGTGGGGACAGAAGACTTTAATCCATCAATTGTAGTATATTTTCTGGAGATGGCAGAATACAGAAATGCTTACAAATGGTTTATACATAAGATAGCTTAGCAAAATAAGTTTTGTTAGGAACTCTGGGTACTAAAATGTTAGAAGAGATTATTCCTGGttcaaaattaaagtttaatGGAGGTATTGACTTTTACACATCTTCTGGAGAAGGCCAGCTTTTCCAGGTTCACATGACAGCTTTGAAAGGAATATTGTTTATCACAGTGTAGAAGTATTGCCCTTTCTGTTCTttcaaatgatatcatatgattttgatCTGCTCTTGGCTCACATCAAAGATTTAATCTGATAGATAAATAACTACCTCTTAGAGAAGGATCAGAGGAAACACAACAATGAGTAGgcttaaatatataataaaggtgAACAATAACTGGCCTCACAtttggaagaggagttcctgaaAATACTTTGAGTAAGATCCTCCTTTTCATGAGTATTTTTGCCCCATGCTGGGTTTCTTCACTTGTGAGCTTATCTACTATTGTCCCTTCAAAGTTCCTGCTCTCCAATAAGATTCTAAATGAGGAATAAATACTAATGTAATGGTATATAAGGGAATCATATTAGGGAAGGATAAGTAGTGTGTATTGAGTTTCATGTTAAtcttttgatttgcatatcaAGCTCATTTCTTGGACACCTCTGGACCAGATACTCAGATCATGAGATTTAGGAGAAGGAGGAACTCAAGGagggcactttttttttgttttgtttttgttgttttggggccTTTAAGGAATAAAGTATGCAGGAACAATCTGTTCACCTTTCTTCAAAGAATGGCAAATTCTGCAGAAAATAGAGTGTAGGTTCTTCCCCAAAGATTTTTGTAACTGACTTGGGGAGGGGTGCATCATTTCAGAGAGAATCCTTATAGAAAATGCTTCTCACTGTGGTCTCCACAGAAGCATAGACTTGTAAGCATGGAAGGATCCACCTAACACTTTATATTCCACCCTTGAATATTTTCCAGTTTGCCTGATTTTCTTTCAGCTCTCCTCTGTTCTTGCCACACCAAAGTCTGTTTAATCTGTTTAACAATCTCAGCCATTCTAAACTTGGCTAATCTTGTTTGAAGAGTCAAGGTTAAGACTGTAATATTCAGAAGATGTGCCTTGCAGGACATTTGATCCTGTCCAAAAGGTCATAAAGACTTTTGGTTCATGCTAAAAAGGTTCTTGACATTTGACCAACTGCCTCACTGGATATTTTAGGTAGGACCGAATACCCACAATCCCAAGATGTGCTATTTTACTGATGCTGTTTTGCCTCCAAACTAGTCTAATCCATGTATGTGTCAGAATCTTTGAAAATATGAGGGAAAATGTCAACcatcttttggaaaaataaacttgGACATGTAGTCATATACATAgtgcaatacattttttttgtctttttagggccacacccatggcatatggaggttcccaggctaggggttgaataggagctgtagcttccagcctaccccagaaccccagaaatgcaggatctgagatgcatctgtgacctaccccacagctcacagcaatgccagatccttaacccactgagcaaggccaggggctagtgtctttatggatgctaatggggtttgttaactgctgagccacgatgggaactctgaaagatgtTAATCAATATCAGGAAGATATGAAAAATGCAAAGCTTCTTATAGTATGTTCTAAGGGCCAATgatttatgtaaaaaaatataaatgcttaaGATGATCATTTGTGTAGGTATCCAAGTCTCAATGTCTTACATTCTATTTgaaattcacattctttttctttttcttttctttcttttattgtctttttgtcttttccagggctgcacctgcggcatacatatgttcccagggtagaggtccaattggagctgtagctaccagcctattccagagctacagcaatgcaggatccgagcaatatctgtgacctacactgcagctcatggcaatgctggatccttaagccactgagtgaggccagggatcaaacccacagccttatggttactagttggattagcTAACCACTGAGTTACGGTGGAAATTCTGTAATTCATATTCTTTTGAGGACTTATAGCTGAGTCACCGCTTGTTCAAAATTGATCTCagggttgttgtttttggctttcTAAGTCGAGAGCATGTTTTTATGTCTACCATAATGATAGAAGACCCTACAAATGACATAAGACATCGTAAACTTGATCTTACTGTAGTTTAAAATCAGAATAGTATGACAACAATCACATAAATATGATTGTATTATAAAGTTAGGTAGGGGATGTTCAATTTTAAGTCACCTAACACCTACATAATACTAGGCAGTGAGATTGCAGTTGTGGCAAAAATTATTCTGAGAATATGTAgcattttgatattcttttttaaaaatgaaaagtagtatAAGCACATGAATTCTTGTGCTGCGAGCAATAGTAATTCTTATATTGTAGGAAAAGCTATAATGAAAGTCTTCAGAGAGCAGGAGAATGCATTTCCCTTCTCACAGGCAATCGCAGAAGCCCAGCTGGACTGTTTTGTCCTAAAGTTCAAGGAAAACAGAAGCATCTAAAATAGTCCCAGGATAGAAGGAGAGAGCAGGATAAATTTGAAAATGCTACACTCACTTCTTTTTAATTCTTGGCTTCTACATTAGTTTTATTATGGAagtaatatcattatttttactaATCTTTTTGCatagcccaaaaaagaaaaagaaaaagaaagaagaaattacacaATAGAGCACTATATGCATTcataaaattagcaaaattaatGAGAGTTACATCTAAGTCAGGGGATTATTTGAAGACTGCTACTGAAGAGTATCATATTCGTAAGCTTACTGAGACTCATAACAACCTATGCAGTGGTCATGAAAAATTGAGGGACAAAGAGTTAGAGAAAATTGTTAAGAAACCACAGTTAGAATGTCTCTAATGTTTAatacttttctaaataaaatatttatattttttcctaaaatatcacATTACATATCACACGTTAAgtgaatatatctattttttcacaGATAAATCATTTCATATTCAACCTTTCCCTTCATTCATGAAATCATGTGGCTGAAAAATAATGTGACTGAGTTCATTCTGCTTGGGTTGACCCAGGATCCTGTTAGGAAGAAAATAGTGTTTGTCACTTTCTTGATTTTCTACTTGGGGACATTGATAGGTAACCTGCTCACTATTGCTACCATCAAGACCAGCCAGACACTTGGCAGTCCAATGTACTTCTTCTTTTTCCACTTATCCTTATCTGATACCTGCTTCTCTACTTCCATAGCTCCTAGAATGATTGTGGATGCCCTTTTGAAGAATGCCACTATCTCTTTTAACGAATGCATAGTGCAAGtcttttcattccatttctttggctgcctgGAGATCTTCATCCTTATCCTCATGGCTGTTGACctctatgtggccatctgtaaacCTATACGCTACACAACAATCATGAGTCATGGAGTCTGTGGGGTGttggtggctgtggcctgggtgggATCCTGTGTGCATTCTTTAACTCGGATTTTTCAAGCCTTGAGTTTACCATTCTGTGGTCCTAATGTGATGGATCACTATATGTGTGACTTAAAGCCTTTGCTGAAACTTGCCTGTGCAGACACCTATGTGACCAACCTACCCTTGGTGTCCAACAGTGGAGCCATCTGTACAGAGAGTTTTGTCATGCTGATGGTCTCCTATGTCATCATCTTGTATTCTCTGAGAAACCACAGtgcagaggggaggaaaaaagcgCTCTCCACCTGCATCTCCCACATCACTGTGGTCATCTTGTTCTTTGGTCCttgcatatttatatacacagGCCCTGCAACCACCTTCTCCATGGATAAGATGATATCTGTCTTTTATACAATTGGAACCCCTCTGCTCAACCCTCTGATTTATACGCTGAGGAATGCagaagtgaaaaatgccatgaggaTGCTATGGAGCAAGACGTTGATCTCAGATGACCAAAGATGAAAGGAAGtttcaattttttcttcataGCTTAGATTGACTGAGAATTAGTCCCTCAAGAATTTTATATCTTACTGTGGTATTCATTTAATCCTATCATGGGGCAGTGATATTTGGTTCCTTAAGAAAAGGGAGCACTATAAACACAACAATCTTTAGTGTTCCATCAGTTTTATGTAGAGGAAGAGATGGAGTCAGGTAAAAAGAGGTAAGTAAGGTTCACTGCTTTAGATGCTTTTCAGtactgtgtctctgtctctcttgccTGCCTAGTGTCACTTTGGTTTCATCTAgcattttatcttccatttttcATGATGATTTCTGGTGTTGTCTGCTTCTTGATACTGGTCTATAAGCTTATATTCATATATTAGCAGGTTTTACCTCTTTCAACTATTTCCTTTATCAAACACTGTGGTCTCATATCTACTCATGGACCTTTAATGTAGTAAGCAGTTCTTTCTGATAAGGAGAAAGTATCCAATTCAAAGAACTATAGAAACTTCATGTTATGAGACAATATTTAATACAGTTATCTCTTCAGATAACTTCTTGAGCTTTTACTTCAAACTGGTACCTTGTATTACCTAGTCCTTCCAGAACAGTGataaaacactgagaaaatgCACACTTCTGAGGTAGGTCTTTGAACTTAAAAGATTTGACATTTGGGTTTGTAGTTATGAGAGAATTCAGTTTATAAAATCCAATTTATCACCCTAattagtttattttaatttagtgaCTGGTATTAAGGTTTCTTGCACCAGGCCAGTTATAGTAATATGTTTAT includes the following:
- the LOC110258244 gene encoding olfactory receptor 4C16-like, coding for MWLKNNVTEFILLGLTQDPVRKKIVFVTFLIFYLGTLIGNLLTIATIKTSQTLGSPMYFFFFHLSLSDTCFSTSIAPRMIVDALLKNATISFNECIVQVFSFHFFGCLEIFILILMAVDLYVAICKPIRYTTIMSHGVCGVLVAVAWVGSCVHSLTRIFQALSLPFCGPNVMDHYMCDLKPLLKLACADTYVTNLPLVSNSGAICTESFVMLMVSYVIILYSLRNHSAEGRKKALSTCISHITVVILFFGPCIFIYTGPATTFSMDKMISVFYTIGTPLLNPLIYTLRNAEVKNAMRMLWSKTLISDDQR